The Longimicrobium sp. genome includes a region encoding these proteins:
- a CDS encoding serine/threonine-protein kinase yields APVPGLAGTLGEGEPGLPEGTLVGPYRIVRALASGGMGTVYLAERDDPRLRQRVALKMVRQGLHADYLVRRFLEERQILASLEHPGIARLMDGAVTPEGVPWFAMEYVEGIPLDEHCDRHRLGVDERLRLFAQVCDAVQYAHRNLVAHRDLKPSNILVTESGQPKLLDFGIARLVAGGAPAADDRTGIGPRLLTPEYASPEQLRGEPVSTATDVYSLGVILYQLLTGQRPYRPRGESPWELPGALLGAPERPSAVAGAGEDAGEAAAARGTTPARLARRLAGDLDAIVLKAMRPEPGQRYATAEQLAADLRRHAAGLPVGARADTRWYRVRKFVSRHRAGVAASAAALVLLMGFAVVTRVQAMRIAAERDRAQQVESFLLGLFDRSNLYQGSTRAVTVRDLLDRGAADIADVRQPEVRWRLQLALGHAYYGQGDYGRAIALMDSSYAALRKLRGERHQETIAIANQLGNVLRVAGRYDRAQALYRVILDARRRALGSGSVEVARSLNGLAMVLRMQGRYAEAERLLREALTIDRAHSGDAPSGLPQTLNNLGHVMRESGRLSEAEALHRESLAVRRAVWGPEHFEVTVSLANLAGVLRDRGDHAGADTLYRQVLALRRRLAGEEHPDLAMDRAGYAQLLHLRGDLAGAEALYRRALGVQRRVLPPGHALTATTLTGLGALLVDRNRPAGALPLLEEALAARRAALPPGHWYVAETESALGACLSALGRRAEAAPLLLRSASVLETALGPESTLARAARQRIDDHRLRAGLGNAGTG; encoded by the coding sequence GAAGAGCGGCAGATCCTCGCCTCGCTGGAGCACCCCGGCATCGCCCGGCTGATGGACGGCGCCGTGACGCCGGAGGGCGTGCCGTGGTTCGCCATGGAGTACGTCGAAGGCATTCCGCTGGATGAGCATTGCGACCGGCATCGCCTGGGCGTGGACGAGCGGCTGCGGCTGTTCGCGCAGGTGTGCGACGCCGTGCAGTACGCGCACCGCAACCTGGTGGCGCACCGCGACCTGAAGCCCTCCAACATCCTGGTCACCGAATCCGGCCAGCCCAAGCTCCTGGACTTCGGCATCGCGCGGCTGGTGGCGGGCGGCGCCCCGGCTGCGGACGACCGCACCGGCATCGGACCGCGGCTGCTCACCCCCGAGTACGCCAGCCCCGAACAGCTGCGCGGCGAGCCCGTCTCCACCGCCACGGACGTCTATTCGCTCGGCGTCATCCTCTACCAGCTTCTCACCGGCCAGCGTCCCTACCGTCCCCGTGGCGAGTCGCCCTGGGAGCTGCCGGGTGCGCTGCTCGGCGCGCCCGAACGCCCATCCGCCGTCGCCGGGGCAGGGGAGGACGCCGGCGAGGCAGCCGCCGCGCGGGGGACCACGCCGGCGCGGCTGGCGCGGCGGTTGGCGGGGGACCTGGATGCCATTGTCCTCAAGGCCATGCGGCCGGAGCCCGGGCAGCGCTACGCCACGGCGGAGCAGCTCGCCGCGGACCTGCGGCGCCACGCCGCGGGGCTGCCCGTGGGAGCGCGGGCGGACACGCGCTGGTATCGGGTGAGAAAGTTCGTCAGCCGTCATCGCGCGGGCGTCGCCGCCTCCGCCGCCGCCCTGGTCCTGCTGATGGGCTTCGCCGTGGTGACGCGGGTGCAGGCCATGCGCATCGCGGCGGAGCGCGACCGGGCGCAGCAGGTGGAATCCTTTCTCCTGGGCCTCTTCGACCGCTCCAACCTGTACCAGGGAAGCACGCGGGCCGTCACCGTGCGCGACCTGCTGGACCGCGGCGCGGCCGACATCGCGGACGTGCGCCAACCCGAGGTGCGGTGGCGGCTGCAGCTTGCCTTGGGCCACGCCTACTACGGCCAGGGCGACTACGGCCGCGCCATCGCGCTGATGGACTCGTCCTATGCGGCGCTGCGGAAGCTGCGCGGCGAGCGCCACCAGGAAACCATCGCCATCGCCAACCAGCTCGGCAACGTGCTGCGCGTCGCCGGGCGATACGACCGGGCGCAGGCGCTGTACCGGGTGATCCTGGATGCGCGCCGGCGCGCGCTGGGGAGCGGCAGCGTGGAGGTGGCGCGCTCGCTGAACGGGCTGGCGATGGTGCTGCGGATGCAGGGCCGCTACGCCGAAGCCGAGAGACTGCTGCGCGAGGCGCTGACCATCGATCGAGCGCACTCCGGGGACGCCCCCTCCGGTCTGCCGCAGACGCTGAACAACCTGGGCCACGTGATGCGCGAGAGCGGCCGGCTGAGCGAAGCCGAGGCGCTGCACCGGGAGTCGCTGGCCGTCCGCCGCGCCGTGTGGGGCCCCGAGCACTTCGAGGTGACCGTCAGCCTCGCGAACTTGGCGGGCGTGCTGCGCGACCGCGGCGACCACGCTGGGGCCGACACGCTGTACCGCCAGGTGCTGGCGCTGCGCCGCCGCCTGGCGGGCGAGGAGCACCCGGACCTGGCGATGGACCGCGCCGGCTACGCCCAGCTCCTTCACCTTCGTGGCGACCTCGCGGGCGCGGAAGCCCTGTATCGGCGCGCGCTCGGCGTGCAGCGCCGGGTGCTGCCCCCCGGCCACGCGCTGACCGCTACGACCCTCACCGGGCTCGGCGCGCTCCTCGTGGACCGGAACCGCCCCGCCGGAGCGCTTCCCCTGCTGGAGGAAGCGCTCGCGGCGCGGCGGGCCGCGCTGCCGCCCGGCCACTGGTACGTCGCGGAAACGGAGAGCGCGCTCGGCGCCTGCCTCTCCGCCCTCGGCCGCCGGGCCGAAGCCGCGCCGCTGCTGTTGCGAAGCGCCTCTGTCCTCGAAACCGCCCTCGGCCCCGAAAGCACCCTGGCCCGCGCCGCCCGCCAGCGGATCGACGATCACCGGCTGCGGGCGGGGCTGGGGAACGCCGGCACCGGCTGA